A window of the Dioscorea cayenensis subsp. rotundata cultivar TDr96_F1 chromosome 14, TDr96_F1_v2_PseudoChromosome.rev07_lg8_w22 25.fasta, whole genome shotgun sequence genome harbors these coding sequences:
- the LOC120275946 gene encoding uncharacterized protein LOC120275946, which produces MAAVIGKLTIIIGAGIAGTALAKEGRLPDLTGFFSGALKLVTKHLHLDKDKPSSTVKQQNHTILAQVNILRKELERLSSSRSVTIVTGTASGSGAFKVKTIIAIGVVGYGYIWWKGWKLSDMMFVTRRGLTDACSAVGKQLDHISSSISTAKRHLSSRIDRVDCNLNESLELTAATKDEVSKLHGRLTGFHDEFESVHQAVQTLETKLCRIEGNQDFTARGVYHLCQFVQGLEKSRNSDSIQILPSNPVPALELPEAMHVARTGSLPSPTPEPSSPSISKESPRFFNRQELCQYQA; this is translated from the exons ATGGCTGCTGTCATCGGGAAGCTCACCATCATCATCGGAGcag GAATAGCTGGGACTGCCCTTGCAAAGGAAGGGCGTTTACCTGATCTTACTGGCTTTTTTTCTGGTGCTTTGAAG CTTGTAACAAAGCACCTTCATCTGGATAAAGATAAGCCTTCTTCAACtgtcaaacaacaaaatcacaCGATCTTAGCTCAG GTTAATATTCTGAGAAAGGAGCTTGAACGCTTGTCATCATCAAGATCTGTTACTATAGTTACTGGTACCGCATCTG gTTCTGGTGCTTTCAAGGTGAAAACTATAATTGCTATTGGAGTTGTGGGATATGGTTATATTTGGTGGAAG GGCTGGAAGCTATCTGACATGATGTTTGTGACACGTCGTGGTCTCACCGATGCTTGCTCAGCAGTGGGCAAACAACTTGATCATATTTCATCATCAATATCT ACTGCAAAGCGTCATTTATCATCAAGAATTGATCGTGTGGACTGTAACTTGAATGAGTCTCTGGAACTCACTGCAGCCACCAAAGATGAG GTTTCCAAACTACATGGAAGGCTTACTGGGTTCCATGATGAATTTGAATCAGTACATCAAGCTGTTCAGACACTG GAGACAAAACTTTGTCGAATTGAGGGGAATCAG GATTTTACTGCTCGGGGAGTGTATCACCTTTGCCAGTTTGTCCAGGGTTTGGAGAAGAGCCGAAATTCAGATTCTATTCAG ATATTACCATCTAATCCTGTTCCTGCTCTTGAACTTCCAGAAGCTATGCATGTCGCAAGG ACTGGGTCATTGCCATCTCCGACACCAGAACCATCATCCCCCTCGATTTCTAAAGAGTCTCCAAG GTTCTTCAACCGTCAAGAACTGTGTCAGTATCAGGCATAA
- the LOC120276303 gene encoding squamosa promoter-binding-like protein 18, whose translation MEWDLKMPPWDMAELGRDSEPEIGSVATTKPDCSVDLKLGGLGDFEASDKWKELQQHHHQQQQEQEQQHQQQQLRISMSTPTKRARAMSNGSQNVSCLVDGCKSDLSNCREYHRRHKVCEVHSKTPMVMVGGQEQRFCQQCSRFHLLIEFDEVKRSCRKRLDGHNRRRRKPQPDSTINPGSMFANNRGTTSSRFLPYAQMFPTTSLEPNWANTIKTEQNVVYVHPSSMHPIDRQQGFPVSSSSSYEASKHFPFLPDTGPILGSRTAIETSVCQPLLETMLVTSENSSIKMFSSDGLTQVLDSDCALSLLSSPTPGRIPMPYDTLGRYSSQQDSSNISPTVLVSSAADTYLPCQNMFQVDGTGSSVDTSNALPFSWH comes from the exons ATGGAGTGGGACTTGAAGATGCCACCTTGGGACATGGCAGAGTTGGGAAGGGATTCTGAACCAGAGATTGGTTCTGTGGCCACTACCAAGCCGGATTGTTCTGTTGATTTGAAGCTTGGAGGTTTGGGGGATTTTGAAGCATCTGATAAGTGGAAAGAACTACAACAGCACcaccatcaacaacaacaagaacaagaacaacaacatcaacaacaacaactgaGGATTTCGATGTCTACACCGACGAAAAGAGCTCGGGCAATGAGCAATGGGAGTCAGAATGTGAGTTGTTTGGTTGATGGGTGTAAGTCTGATCTTAGTAATTGCAGGGAGTATCATCGCCGGCATAAGGTCTGCGAGGTTCATTCCAAGACTCCAATGGTGATGGTCGGCGGCCAGGAGCAACGGTTCTGTCAGCAGTGCAGCAG GTTTCATTTACTAATAGAATTTGATGAGGTAAAGCGAAGCTGCAGAAAACGTCTTGATGGTCACAACCGACGTCGTAGGAAGCCTCAACCTGACTCTACTATCAATCCGGGGAGCATGTTTGCAAATAACCGAG GTACTACTAGTAGTAGGTTCTTGCCATATGCGCAAATGTTTCCTACCACTTCACTGGAACCAAACTGGGCGAACACTATAAAAACCGAACAAAATGTGGTTTATGTTCACCCTTCGTCTATGCATCCGATAGACAGGCAACAGGGTTTCCCTGTCTCGTCATCCAGCAGTTACGAAGCCAGTAAACATTTCCCTTTCCTGCCGGACACTGGTCCTATTCTCGGCAGTAGAACTGCTATTGAAACATCTGTGTGCCAACCACTTCTCGAAACCATGTTAGTGACTTCAGAAAATAGCAGCATCAAGATGTTCTCCTCAGATGGTTTAACTCAAGTCCTCGACTCTgattgtgctctctctcttctgTCATCACCAACTCCGGGTAGAATTCCGATGCCATATGACACTCTCGGTCGATACTCTAGCCAGCAGGATTCGAGCAACATTTCACCTACTGTTTTGGTATCAAGTGCTGCCGACACATATCTTCCCTGCCAGAATATGTTTCAGGTTGACGGCACAGGGTCTTCAGTCGATACCTCCAATGCTCTACCCTTCTCTTGGCACTGA
- the LOC120276216 gene encoding uncharacterized protein LOC120276216 — MRGEDQESRLLYDLCVLLLTVLRFPPPSPPPARSHPVVRRRQVSPAGIVFLLLGASMALMLCGSVTFVIGFILMPWILGFVMLLYFVGIVSNLSGLWKAILCNRTPDVDGISGKEMQG, encoded by the coding sequence ATGCGGGGCGAGGATCAGGAATCCCGGCTTCTCTACGACCTCTGCGTCCTCCTCCTCACTGTCCTCCGCTTCCCGCCTCCGTCTCCTCCCCCGGCACGGAGCCATCCGGTCGTGCGGCGGCGGCAGGTCTCGCCTGCGGGGATTGTGTTCCTTTTGCTTGGAGCCTCGATGGCGCTCATGCTCTGTGGGTCGGTGACGTTTGTCATCGGTTTTATCTTGATGCCTTGGATTCTAGGGTTCGTCATGCtgctttattttgttggaaTTGTTTCGAATCTCTCGGGGCTCTGGAAGGCGATCCTTTGCAATAGAACCCCCGACGTCGATGGGATCTCCGGGAAGGAGATGCAAGGTTAG